The following coding sequences are from one Caldibacillus debilis DSM 16016 window:
- a CDS encoding O-antigen ligase family protein — MKFKEFENRVVLILIVIFIYSYAIEAILSNNVEMTIPTFFILCSVILFLVLKNNNVKILRLEDYLILTFIIYILIHSIFISEPMEAIKVILGSLAAFFIGRYVNIQRERDYEFIKRIINICGYVLLIAIIINFLNGSNQYRVTVGDTHPVAIGELLGIFSLINLFDEKGISKNKWGITNVIIGLFTMIAIVGSRGAFFSTILSILLFLFVLLPLKKRIYLLLLTVFLIYTYITITTNPYLLTKFPTISRFSLYNIINDPSVTGSHKYIGRFDVYSESIRFFKENPIFGAGINKVYSHNVFLELLATTGIMGFSIMLLFFTTIFLNIKLLIKEKFGFWLICLFLFVFIYRQTSFTLSTSKSVFLFAGMITSLYYYIKNIKKGENK; from the coding sequence ATGAAATTTAAAGAATTTGAAAATAGAGTTGTACTAATCTTAATAGTCATATTTATTTATAGTTACGCTATAGAAGCTATTCTTTCTAATAATGTTGAGATGACGATACCCACCTTTTTTATTCTATGTTCAGTGATTCTTTTCCTAGTATTAAAAAATAATAATGTAAAAATCTTGAGATTGGAAGACTATTTAATTTTAACATTTATAATATATATATTAATTCATTCTATTTTCATATCAGAACCAATGGAAGCAATCAAGGTAATATTGGGATCCCTTGCTGCTTTTTTTATCGGCCGTTATGTAAATATACAGAGAGAAAGAGATTACGAATTTATAAAAAGAATAATTAATATATGTGGATATGTACTTTTAATAGCTATTATTATAAATTTTTTGAATGGTTCTAACCAATACAGAGTAACTGTTGGTGATACACATCCTGTAGCTATAGGAGAACTTTTGGGTATTTTTTCCTTGATAAATTTATTTGATGAAAAAGGGATAAGCAAAAATAAATGGGGAATTACAAATGTAATTATAGGGTTATTTACGATGATCGCTATTGTAGGTAGTAGGGGGGCTTTCTTTTCTACAATTTTATCTATCTTACTTTTTCTATTTGTTCTCTTACCTTTAAAAAAGAGAATATACTTATTATTGTTAACTGTTTTCTTAATATATACTTATATAACAATAACCACCAACCCCTATTTGTTAACTAAATTCCCAACAATTTCAAGATTTTCTTTATACAATATCATTAATGACCCTTCTGTTACTGGTTCACATAAGTATATTGGTCGTTTTGATGTTTATTCAGAGAGCATTAGATTTTTTAAAGAAAACCCTATATTTGGAGCTGGGATAAATAAAGTTTATTCCCATAATGTTTTTTTGGAGTTGTTGGCGACTACTGGTATTATGGGTTTTTCTATAATGCTGCTTTTCTTTACTACTATATTTTTAAATATTAAGTTATTAATTAAAGAAAAATTTGGGTTTTGGTTAATTTGCCTTTTTTTGTTTGTTTTTATTTACAGACAAACGAGTTTTACTTTGTCAACTTCAAAGAGTGTGTTTCTTTTTGCAGGGATGATTACAAGTTTATATTATTATATAAAAAATATAAAAAAAGGAGAAAATAAATAA
- the murJ gene encoding murein biosynthesis integral membrane protein MurJ, with protein sequence MKNNIIVSSAFVLLIGSFLSSLLGFLREVYVASFLGVGKEIDAYLIASTIPNFFQSIICSIFIGVFIPVYIKKRNSSSEQEAWNFISSIANLIFVSLFCIGVVFMFFSKQILMIFVNDLSNLKLVQHLTLILFLALLFYALSFMQTSILNTYNSFTIPAFLPVVNNVIVIVFIIVFSKSIGVYAIAIGYLFGTIVQLFIQYPKLKKHGFRYYFHINLSKSEVSSTFYMFLPILSITLVDQLGILISRFFASQMQTGSVAALNYATRLIMLPVTVVGASIINASYPTIINSVDKGNVHDINNIVTNTFKFIVLSLIPVITILVMYKREVVKIIFERGAFDQNATIMTSDALFYFACGIVFIVLKDFLNRLMFSHQVYKNTIIASTIFVISFVIICVVLIPHIGHISIAIANTIGMFFSFIYLLKTYLKLNFQYKVLISISYILKIISSSVVANILGYMIYRSISIYDFNEFLRFFLTIFCSLVVYIFLLKMLKIQEIDKIILFFKKKVMEFGN encoded by the coding sequence ATGAAAAATAATATTATCGTATCTAGTGCTTTTGTGTTATTAATTGGAAGTTTCTTGAGCAGTTTGTTAGGATTTCTTAGGGAGGTCTATGTAGCTTCATTTTTAGGGGTTGGAAAAGAAATTGATGCTTATTTAATAGCTAGTACAATTCCTAATTTTTTTCAATCTATAATATGTAGTATCTTCATTGGGGTATTTATTCCTGTTTATATAAAGAAAAGAAATTCATCTAGTGAGCAAGAAGCTTGGAATTTCATTAGTAGTATTGCAAATTTAATTTTTGTATCTTTATTTTGTATTGGTGTTGTTTTTATGTTTTTTAGTAAACAAATATTGATGATATTTGTTAATGATTTATCAAACTTAAAACTGGTACAGCATTTAACGTTAATATTATTTCTTGCTCTCTTATTTTATGCGCTTTCTTTTATGCAAACGAGTATTCTAAATACCTATAATTCTTTTACTATTCCAGCTTTTTTACCAGTAGTTAATAATGTTATTGTAATTGTATTTATTATAGTATTTTCAAAGTCTATCGGCGTGTATGCAATAGCTATAGGGTATTTATTTGGTACTATTGTACAATTATTTATACAATATCCAAAACTAAAAAAACATGGATTTAGATATTATTTTCATATAAATTTATCTAAGTCTGAAGTAAGTAGTACATTTTATATGTTTCTACCGATTTTATCAATAACATTGGTGGATCAATTAGGTATACTTATATCTCGATTCTTCGCTTCCCAAATGCAAACAGGAAGTGTTGCAGCTTTGAATTACGCAACAAGGTTAATTATGTTACCTGTGACTGTTGTAGGAGCTTCAATCATAAATGCAAGCTATCCAACAATTATTAATAGTGTGGATAAAGGAAATGTTCACGACATAAACAATATTGTTACTAATACATTTAAATTTATAGTCCTATCATTAATTCCAGTAATAACAATATTAGTTATGTATAAAAGAGAAGTAGTAAAGATAATTTTTGAAAGGGGCGCCTTTGATCAAAATGCAACTATAATGACTTCTGATGCATTATTTTATTTCGCATGTGGTATAGTATTTATTGTATTAAAAGACTTCCTTAATAGGTTAATGTTTAGTCATCAAGTCTATAAAAATACAATAATAGCATCTACTATTTTTGTAATCTCATTTGTTATTATTTGTGTAGTTTTAATTCCACATATTGGTCATATATCTATAGCAATTGCTAATACAATTGGGATGTTTTTTTCGTTTATATATTTGCTAAAAACATACTTAAAGCTAAATTTTCAGTATAAAGTACTTATTAGTATCAGCTATATTTTGAAGATAATATCTTCGAGTGTTGTAGCCAATATATTGGGGTATATGATTTATAGATCTATCAGTATTTATGATTTTAATGAGTTTTTGAGATTTTTTCTTACAATTTTTTGTAGTTTAGTAGTTTACATTTTCTTACTTAAGATGTTAAAAATACAGGAGATAGATAAGATAATTCTGTTTTTTAAGAAAAAGGTTATGGAGTTTGGAAACTAA
- a CDS encoding glycosyltransferase family 4 protein, translating to MDRVIFGSFHSISIFKGGIYTQLIKTKEALEKKGVKVELFDQWKEYKREDLQYFHLFGADLRTYYLGEAVHRKGGNVILSSVYYREINPYFLRLQNKILNKINHLYSSNKMGKKLSMIAKIILPNSKAEANYIQKAWGVSPEKIFVVPNGVDTKFKDANPDYFYSKYGIKDFLLGVGTLSHRKNYDLLARLAYEEKIPLVLIGELGNTKKSKSIYDYMQRCKHIIHIPHLNHDHDLLASAYAAAHSLVLPSDFETPGLVALEAGLAGSRIVITEVGGTKEYFGDYADYVKPRDYESLKRGVLSSLNKKKDENLKWHILNNFTWDHVASKTLEAYSRVILR from the coding sequence ATGGATCGGGTGATATTTGGTAGTTTTCATAGTATTTCTATTTTTAAAGGCGGAATATATACTCAGTTAATAAAAACAAAAGAAGCTCTTGAAAAAAAAGGTGTAAAGGTAGAGTTATTTGATCAATGGAAGGAATATAAACGTGAAGATCTACAATACTTCCATCTATTTGGAGCAGATTTAAGAACGTATTATTTAGGGGAAGCTGTTCATAGAAAAGGTGGAAATGTCATATTATCATCAGTTTATTATAGAGAGATTAATCCGTATTTTTTACGACTTCAGAATAAAATATTAAATAAAATCAATCATTTATATTCTTCAAATAAAATGGGGAAAAAGTTATCAATGATAGCTAAGATTATATTACCAAATTCAAAAGCAGAAGCAAATTATATACAAAAAGCATGGGGAGTAAGTCCTGAGAAGATATTTGTTGTACCTAATGGGGTTGATACAAAATTTAAAGACGCTAATCCAGATTATTTTTATTCGAAGTATGGAATAAAAGATTTTTTATTAGGTGTGGGAACACTATCACATAGAAAAAATTATGATTTGTTAGCAAGATTAGCTTATGAGGAAAAAATTCCACTAGTTCTTATTGGAGAGTTGGGGAATACAAAAAAATCAAAAAGTATATATGATTATATGCAAAGATGTAAACATATTATACACATCCCTCATTTAAATCATGATCATGACCTTCTTGCATCTGCTTATGCTGCAGCACATTCTTTAGTGTTACCATCAGATTTTGAAACACCAGGATTAGTAGCACTTGAAGCAGGTTTAGCAGGTTCAAGAATTGTTATAACTGAAGTTGGAGGGACTAAAGAATATTTTGGGGATTATGCTGATTATGTAAAGCCACGAGACTACGAGTCATTAAAAAGAGGTGTGTTAAGTTCTTTGAATAAGAAAAAAGATGAGAACTTAAAATGGCACATTTTAAATAACTTTACATGGGATCATGTGGCAAGTAAAACATTAGAAGCTTATTCTAGAGTGATTTTAAGATAG
- the gmd gene encoding GDP-mannose 4,6-dehydratase, which translates to MKRALITGVTGQDGSFLAEFLLEKGYEVHGIIRRSSSYNQERLEDILSQEEADALKRNKNFHLHYGDITDTSNVIRLISEIRPDEIYNLAAQSHVRVSFDMPEYTADVDALGTLRILEAVRILGLTAKTRIYQASTSELFGKVQEVPQKETTPFYPRSPYGVAKLYAYWITKNYRESYGMFAVNGILFNHESERRGETFVTRKITLAAARIAQGKQDKLYLGNLDALRDWGYAKDYVECMWLMLQHDTPEDFVIATGEMHSVREFATLAFKYAGIDLEWKGEGLNEKGIDKATGRVLIEVDPKYFRPAEVDQLLGDPTKAKTLLGWNPTKTPFEELVRIMVEADMKKVEKEDKFKKVFD; encoded by the coding sequence ATGAAACGAGCATTAATTACAGGGGTAACAGGACAAGATGGATCTTTCTTAGCCGAGTTTTTACTAGAAAAAGGATATGAAGTACATGGCATTATTCGTCGCAGTTCATCCTATAACCAAGAGCGTTTAGAAGATATTCTGTCTCAAGAAGAGGCAGATGCGTTAAAACGCAATAAAAATTTCCACTTACATTACGGTGATATTACGGATACCTCCAATGTCATACGTTTAATCAGCGAAATTCGTCCGGATGAAATTTATAACTTAGCCGCTCAATCACATGTTCGCGTATCTTTTGACATGCCGGAATATACGGCCGATGTAGACGCATTAGGGACATTGCGTATTCTGGAAGCCGTACGTATTTTGGGGTTGACAGCAAAAACACGCATTTATCAAGCATCTACTTCCGAATTGTTTGGAAAGGTACAGGAAGTTCCCCAAAAGGAAACAACGCCATTTTATCCGCGTTCGCCTTATGGTGTGGCGAAACTTTATGCGTATTGGATTACGAAAAACTATCGTGAATCATACGGAATGTTTGCGGTGAATGGAATTTTGTTTAACCATGAATCAGAAAGGCGCGGCGAAACATTCGTCACGCGTAAGATTACCTTGGCTGCAGCACGCATCGCGCAAGGAAAACAAGACAAATTATATTTAGGCAATCTGGATGCCCTTCGCGACTGGGGATACGCAAAAGATTATGTGGAATGCATGTGGTTAATGTTGCAGCATGATACTCCTGAAGATTTCGTCATAGCTACAGGAGAGATGCACTCAGTACGGGAATTTGCGACTTTGGCGTTTAAATATGCAGGAATTGATCTTGAGTGGAAAGGCGAAGGATTAAACGAAAAAGGGATTGACAAAGCCACCGGTCGCGTATTAATCGAAGTTGATCCGAAATATTTCCGGCCGGCTGAAGTGGATCAATTATTAGGAGATCCAACAAAGGCAAAGACATTATTGGGATGGAATCCGACAAAAACTCCGTTTGAAGAGTTAGTCCGTATTATGGTGGAAGCGGATATGAAGAAGGTCGAAAAGGAAGATAAGTTCAAGAAGGTGTTTGATTAA